AGCCGTAGACGAAGGCGTCTATGCGCCCTTCCAGGGCCTCGTAGAGCTCGGGCCCCGTGGTCTCGTAGTGGGCCCGGACGTTGGCGGGGTTCTTGAACTGGTCCGGCATGAAGGCCCCAAGCTCCTCCTTGAGCCTTAGCGCTTCCTCCCTGGCCGCCAGCATCCGCCTTTCCGGGTCCGTGAGGACGAGCTCTGCCCCGAAGGCTTTTAGGACCCGCTTCCTCTCCTCGGACATCTGGGCGGGCATGGTGAGGATGAGGCGGTAGCCCCGGCTTGCGGCGATCATGGCCAGGCCGATCCCCGTGTTGCCGCTGGTGGGCTCCACGATCGCCTGTCCGGAGCCCGGCCTAAGGATCCCCTTCTCCTCCGCATCCCGGATCATGTACCAGGCGGGGCGGTCCTTGATGGACCCCCCGGGGTTGAGCCCTTCCAGCTTCACCCACACCTCGGCCATGTCTGGCCCCACCACCCTATGGAGGCGCACCACCGGGGTCCTTCCGATGATCCTTTCCACCCGCATACCCCCACTATAGGTCCTGGCCTTCTGCGGCCAGGGCACGGGGAAAACCTCCCAGGTCCTTTTCCCAAGGACCGGAGTCTGGTAGGCTGAGGGGAGCAAGCCTCTTCGGGGCCCCCACCCCAGGTGAACCCCAGCTTGCGAAAGGACGAGCATGAAGGTAGAACAGGACAAGGTAGTGACCATCCGCTACACCCTCCAGGTGGAGGGGCAGGTCTTGGACCAGGGGGAGCTTTCCTACCTGCACGGGCACGGGAACCTCATCCGGGGCCTCGAGGAGGAGCTGGAGGGCCGCGAGGAGGGGGAGCGCTTCCAGGCCCACGTCCCGGCGGAAAAGGCCTACGGCCCCCACGATCCCGAGGGGGTCCAGGTGGTGCCCCTCTCCGCCTTCCCCGAGGACGCCGAGGTGGCTCCTGGGGCCCAGTTCTACGCCCAGGACATGGAGGGGAACCCCATGCCCCTCACCGTGGTGGAGGTCCAGGGGGAGGAGGTCACCGTGGACTTCAACCACCCTCTGGCGGGTAAGGATCTGGACTTTGAGGTAGAGGTGGTGCGGGTGCGCCAGGCCAGCCAGGAGGAGATCCTCCACGGCCACGCGCACGAGGGCGACCCGACCCACTAGCGCGGGGGTCTTGAACCCGGAGCGCCAAGCCCCTAAACTGGGTGGGCGTGGGCAGGCGCTTCCGCGCCCCGACCCGTCTGGCCCCATCGTCTAGCGGTTAGGACGCGGCCCTCTCAAGGCCGAAACGGGGGTTCGATTCCCCCTGGGGTCACCATGGGCGGCTAGCTCAGCTGGCCAGAGCGCTCGCCTTACAAGCGAGAGGACAGAGGTTCAAGTCCTCTGCCGCCCACCACGAAGGGAAGGCGAAGCCCCTGGGAGGACCCCGGGGGCTTCGCCTTTTTTTGACCTAGGGTTGACCCCCATAGCCCCTGCCCGCTTCCTAGACCGCCGCACTGCCCGGAAGCCCCGCCTGGGTCCTTTGAAGGGAACGCAGGTGACGACCCCCCGTTCCGAAGAACAGGGCAGAGGCGGCATATAGGGAAGGTGGTGGAGACGGGGTGGAGCCCCAGGTCGTAAACGGTGAAGCCGGGACAGCTGGCGTCCCCAAGGAGGCGGTCCACGCACCGGAGGGCGGCCTCGAGGCCCGGATTCATGGAAATCTATCCCCGACGCCTCGCTTAGGGGTAGAAAGGCCCTAGGGCCAGGTGACGCAGTAAGGCTTGAGCACTGCGTACTTCCCGCCCCCGTACCGGGAGAGCATGGCCTCTTGCACCCCCTTCTCGGGCCAGAGGTAGTCCACCACTAAAGGGGCGTCCTCGTTCTCCGCCCCGCCCAGGTTCCACGGTCCCGCCTCCTTGCCCACGGGCCGGAAGTGATCGGGGCCGTAGCCGTCCTGGCTTCCCACCAGCACGTAGAGGCAGACCCTCTGCCCCGGGGCGGGGTTGAAGTACCTCTTCTCCAGCTGCACAATCACCTGCTTGTCCGCCGGGTTGCTCCCCACCACGATCCCGTCGGCGGTGTCCGTGCCCTCGGGGAAGCCCACCCGTTGCCCGTACTGGGGCCAGCCTGCCGCCTTGAGGAAGAGGTCCCAGGGGTGCTCGGGGTCAAAGGCCACCTTGGCCCCCTTGGCGAAGGGGTCGGTGCGGCCCCCCTCCTTGAAATCCAGGTAGACGTTGAGGAGCTGGTGGCTGAAGCCCGCCGGGGCCCCCCAGGGGTTGGTCATCTCCTTGAAGGTGAAGACGAAGGTCCAGGTGGCCCCGCTGTCCAGGACCCGCATCTCCAGGAGGTCAAAGAGCCCCTTAAAGGGAGCGAAGGCCTGGTTCTTGGGGTAGGTGTAGGTTCCGGGGCCGTGCTCGTCCCCCTCGGGATCCTTAAGCACCAGGACCTCTCTTCCGGTCAGGCGCTGGGGCAGGGCGAGGGAGAGGGGGTTGGCGTTGGGGGCGGTGTCCAGAACCTTGCCACCCTTTTCCAGGACCACGGCGAGGCGCAGGGTGTCCCCGGGCTCGGCCTTCAGGGTGGTGTAGGGGATGCGCATCTCCACCA
Above is a window of Thermus islandicus DSM 21543 DNA encoding:
- the cysK gene encoding cysteine synthase A, whose protein sequence is MRVERIIGRTPVVRLHRVVGPDMAEVWVKLEGLNPGGSIKDRPAWYMIRDAEEKGILRPGSGQAIVEPTSGNTGIGLAMIAASRGYRLILTMPAQMSEERKRVLKAFGAELVLTDPERRMLAAREEALRLKEELGAFMPDQFKNPANVRAHYETTGPELYEALEGRIDAFVYGSGTGGTITGVGRYLKERLPHVKVFAVEPARSNVLSGGKMGQHGFQGMGPGFIPENLDLSLLDGVIQVWEEDAFPLARRLAREEGLFLGMSSGGIVWAALQVARELGPGKRVACISPDGGWKYLSTPLYAET
- a CDS encoding FKBP-type peptidyl-prolyl cis-trans isomerase — protein: MKVEQDKVVTIRYTLQVEGQVLDQGELSYLHGHGNLIRGLEEELEGREEGERFQAHVPAEKAYGPHDPEGVQVVPLSAFPEDAEVAPGAQFYAQDMEGNPMPLTVVEVQGEEVTVDFNHPLAGKDLDFEVEVVRVRQASQEEILHGHAHEGDPTH
- a CDS encoding glucodextranase DOMON-like domain-containing protein, with protein sequence MREREAVLVRYAYRDGAWVLASSPADLGGRRAYVGEVVEMRIPYTTLKAEPGDTLRLAVVLEKGGKVLDTAPNANPLSLALPQRLTGREVLVLKDPEGDEHGPGTYTYPKNQAFAPFKGLFDLLEMRVLDSGATWTFVFTFKEMTNPWGAPAGFSHQLLNVYLDFKEGGRTDPFAKGAKVAFDPEHPWDLFLKAAGWPQYGQRVGFPEGTDTADGIVVGSNPADKQVIVQLEKRYFNPAPGQRVCLYVLVGSQDGYGPDHFRPVGKEAGPWNLGGAENEDAPLVVDYLWPEKGVQEAMLSRYGGGKYAVLKPYCVTWP